One Legionellales bacterium genomic window carries:
- a CDS encoding type III pantothenate kinase — protein MLLAIDIGNSNIVFGVHDQKTWLRQWRIATHHHYMPDEYAVLFIQLFHEANLHFQQFKQIIISSVVPPVTPIIKHMIETRTSRQPHVLTHESDSGIAIKVNPPSIIGSDLIANAVAAYHLCQQNCIVVDFGTATTLMCVEKPGILLGGAITPGLQTMSFALTQQTSQLPTIELSRPKKIIGNDTISAMQTGLVLGHLGMVDFLIEQLKTELPNAITIATGGLANKIAQDAKYIDRVETWLTLDGLRLVAERI, from the coding sequence ATGTTATTAGCGATTGATATTGGTAATAGCAATATTGTATTTGGCGTGCACGATCAAAAAACGTGGTTGCGTCAGTGGCGAATTGCCACGCATCATCATTACATGCCAGATGAATATGCCGTTCTCTTCATCCAATTATTTCATGAAGCCAATTTGCATTTCCAGCAATTCAAGCAAATTATTATCAGCAGTGTGGTGCCGCCAGTTACTCCTATTATTAAACACATGATTGAAACCCGCACCTCGCGACAACCTCATGTTCTTACCCATGAAAGCGATAGTGGAATTGCCATAAAAGTTAATCCACCGTCGATTATTGGCAGCGATCTGATCGCCAATGCGGTAGCAGCATATCACCTGTGTCAGCAAAATTGTATTGTTGTCGATTTTGGCACCGCTACGACCTTAATGTGCGTAGAAAAACCTGGCATTTTATTAGGTGGCGCCATTACGCCCGGATTGCAAACCATGAGCTTTGCCCTCACACAGCAAACATCACAACTGCCCACCATTGAATTATCTAGACCTAAAAAAATCATCGGCAACGATACCATCAGCGCCATGCAAACCGGTTTAGTACTAGGACATTTAGGCATGGTGGATTTTTTAATCGAACAATTAAAAACAGAATTACCCAATGCCATTACCATTGCCACAGGAGGGCTTGCCAATAAAATTGCCCAAGATGCTAAATACATCGATCGTGTTGAAACATGGTTGACGTTAGATGGATTGCGGTTAGTGGCTGAAAGAATATGA